Genomic segment of Terriglobales bacterium:
ATCGTGGGCGCCAGCACCGGCATCCACGGCGTGCTGGAGGACCTGGGCGCCAAGGTCACCGAGCAGGAGATCCGCATCGAGCTGGCCGCCGACGTGCTCTTCGACTTCGACAAGTACACGCTCAAGCCCGAGGCCACGGCCGCGCTGGGCAAGGTGGGCCAGGTGGCGGCCGCCTATCCCGACTACACCATGCTCATCGAGGGCCACACCGACGGCAAGGGCACCCACGCCTATAACATGCGCCTCTCCGACCAGCGGGCGAACTCGGTGAAGGAGTGGCTGGTGCGGAACGCCTCGATGGCGGCCGGGCGCATCACCACCAAGGGCTGGGGAGAGACCAAGCCGGTGGCCCCCAACAAGAACCCCGACGGCTCCGACAATCCCGAGGGGCGGCAGAAGAACCGGCGGGTGGAGATCCTGCTGCGCAAGCCGTAAGACAGTTTCCAGTTTCTCGTTTCCAGTTTCCAGGTCAGGGGCGCGACTTGGGCGGCGCCTTGGGCTTGCCCTGGCTGCCCTGGCTCTGTCCCTGAGCCTGCCCCGCCTCCATCAGCACCGCCACCTGTCCCGTCTGCTGGTCACGGGAGAAGGTGGCGTTGTACTGGCCCTCCTGGAAGGTCCAGGAGGTGGAGAAGGGATCGGTGCTGGGATCGGAGATCTTGCCGTCCACCGAGTAGGTGCCGGCGGGAAAGCTCTTGGTCTCGGTGTGGCCGGGGGCGATCTCGAAGCGCACCAGCTCGGTGCCCTGCTTCATGGTGACGGTCAGGACGTAGTGGGTGCCGTTGGTG
This window contains:
- a CDS encoding OmpA family protein, with protein sequence IVGASTGIHGVLEDLGAKVTEQEIRIELAADVLFDFDKYTLKPEATAALGKVGQVAAAYPDYTMLIEGHTDGKGTHAYNMRLSDQRANSVKEWLVRNASMAAGRITTKGWGETKPVAPNKNPDGSDNPEGRQKNRRVEILLRKP